One segment of Vibrio gazogenes DNA contains the following:
- the murC gene encoding UDP-N-acetylmuramate--L-alanine ligase, which produces MTMTYTPDLSQLRTIIPEMRRVKSIHFVGIGGAGMSGIAEVLLNEGYQITGSDIAANAVTDNLKAKGAIIHIGHQAENVAQASVVVVSTAIDMNNPELIEARERRVPIVRRAEMLAELMRFRHGIAVAGTHGKTTTTALVTQIYFEAGLDPTFVNGGLVKSAGTNARLGSSRILIAEADESDASFLHLQPMVSIVTNIEADHMDTYQGNFETLKRTFIEFLHNLPFYGQAILCIDDPVVRELIPQLSRHVVTYGFSQDADVRIENYQQRGQQGQFTVVRKDRPDLSITLNIPGRHNAMNAAAAIAVATEDDIGDEAILKAMASTQGTGRRFDHLGVFDSGRGKVMLVDDYGHHPTEVDVTIQAARSGWAEKRLVMIFQPHRYSRTRDLYDDFANVLEQVDVLIMLDVYPAGEKPIAGADGRSLCRTIRSRGKIDPIFVPDSQTLPNILANVLQDGDLVLTQGAGDIGKVARQLALLQLNIDKMQQIG; this is translated from the coding sequence ATGACAATGACCTATACGCCTGACTTATCCCAGCTTAGAACAATCATTCCTGAAATGCGTCGGGTGAAGAGTATTCACTTTGTCGGGATTGGTGGCGCCGGTATGAGTGGTATCGCCGAGGTTCTGTTGAATGAAGGCTATCAGATCACCGGATCTGATATTGCGGCCAATGCGGTCACCGATAATTTAAAAGCGAAAGGTGCGATCATTCATATTGGGCATCAGGCGGAAAATGTTGCGCAAGCGAGTGTTGTCGTTGTTTCGACTGCCATTGATATGAATAATCCTGAGCTCATTGAAGCCAGAGAAAGACGTGTACCGATTGTACGTCGGGCTGAAATGTTGGCTGAACTGATGCGCTTTCGTCATGGGATTGCTGTCGCAGGAACGCATGGAAAAACCACGACGACTGCTTTAGTGACACAAATTTATTTCGAAGCCGGGTTAGACCCGACGTTCGTCAATGGCGGGTTGGTCAAAAGTGCAGGTACAAATGCACGGTTGGGGAGTAGCCGGATCCTAATCGCTGAAGCCGATGAAAGTGATGCCTCTTTCTTACACTTGCAACCGATGGTCAGTATTGTAACCAATATTGAAGCGGATCATATGGACACTTATCAAGGTAATTTTGAAACCTTGAAACGGACGTTTATCGAATTTTTACATAATTTGCCTTTTTATGGTCAGGCGATCCTCTGCATTGATGATCCTGTCGTCCGGGAACTGATTCCTCAATTGAGTCGTCATGTAGTCACATATGGTTTTTCGCAGGATGCTGACGTCCGTATCGAAAATTATCAGCAGCGTGGTCAGCAAGGTCAATTTACGGTAGTTCGCAAAGATCGACCTGATTTATCGATTACTTTGAATATTCCCGGCCGTCATAATGCAATGAATGCTGCTGCAGCAATTGCTGTTGCGACTGAAGATGACATTGGTGATGAAGCGATTTTGAAAGCGATGGCAAGTACTCAGGGAACCGGCCGCCGCTTTGATCACTTAGGTGTATTTGATTCTGGACGCGGAAAGGTCATGCTGGTTGATGACTATGGTCATCATCCGACAGAAGTTGATGTGACGATTCAGGCTGCCAGAAGTGGTTGGGCGGAAAAACGGTTAGTGATGATTTTTCAACCGCATCGCTATAGTCGCACCCGAGACTTATACGATGATTTTGCCAATGTACTTGAGCAAGTTGATGTGTTGATTATGCTGGATGTTTATCCGGCAGGAGAAAAACCAATTGCCGGTGCTGATGGGCGTTCATTATGCCGCACAATTCGGAGTCGTGGCAAAATAGACCCCATATTTGTTCCCGATAGTCAAACGTTACCGAATATTCTCGCTAATGTATTACAAGATGGTGACTTAGTGCTGACGCAAGGTGCAGGTGATATTGGCAAAGTGGCGAGACAATTAGCGTTATTGCAGTTGAATATCGATAAAATGCAACAAATAGGATAA